A region of Streptomyces sp. TG1A-60 DNA encodes the following proteins:
- a CDS encoding DNA-directed RNA polymerase subunit alpha: MLIAQRPSLTEEVVDEFRSRFVIEPLEPGFGYTLGNSLRRTLLSSIPGAAVTSIRVDGVLHEFTTVPGVKEDVTDLILNIKQLVVSSEHDEPVVMYLRKQGPGPVTAADIAPPAGVEVHNPDLVLATLNGKGKLEVELTVERGRGYVSAVQNKQVGQEIGRIPVDSIYSPVLKVTYKVEATRVEQRTDFDKLIVDVETKQAMRPRDAMASAGKTLVELFGLARELNIDAEGIDMGPSPTDAALTADLVLPIEELDLTVRSYNCLKREGVHSVGELVARSEADLLDIRNFGAKSIDEVKAKLAGMGLGLKDSPPGFDPSAAADAFGADDDADAGFVETEQY, translated from the coding sequence CGGTTCGTGATCGAGCCGCTGGAGCCGGGCTTCGGCTACACCCTCGGCAACTCCCTCCGTCGTACGCTCCTCTCCTCGATCCCCGGTGCGGCGGTCACGTCCATCCGTGTCGACGGTGTCCTGCACGAGTTCACCACCGTGCCGGGCGTCAAGGAGGACGTCACCGACCTGATCCTCAACATCAAGCAGCTGGTCGTCTCCTCGGAGCACGACGAGCCGGTCGTGATGTACCTGCGCAAGCAGGGCCCGGGCCCGGTCACCGCCGCCGACATCGCGCCCCCGGCCGGTGTCGAGGTGCACAACCCCGACCTCGTCCTCGCCACGCTCAACGGCAAGGGCAAGCTGGAGGTGGAGCTGACCGTCGAGCGTGGCCGCGGTTACGTCTCCGCCGTGCAGAACAAGCAGGTGGGCCAGGAGATCGGCCGTATCCCGGTCGACTCCATCTACTCGCCGGTCCTGAAGGTCACGTACAAGGTCGAGGCGACGCGTGTCGAGCAGCGCACCGACTTCGACAAGCTGATCGTCGACGTCGAGACCAAGCAGGCCATGCGTCCGCGTGACGCCATGGCCTCCGCCGGCAAGACGCTCGTCGAGCTGTTCGGGCTCGCCCGCGAGCTCAACATCGACGCCGAGGGCATCGACATGGGTCCGTCCCCCACGGACGCCGCCCTCACCGCCGACCTGGTACTGCCCATCGAGGAGCTCGATCTCACCGTCCGGTCGTACAACTGCCTCAAGCGCGAGGGCGTCCACTCCGTGGGTGAGCTCGTGGCCCGCTCCGAGGCCGACCTCCTGGACATCCGCAACTTCGGTGCGAAGTCCATCGACGAGGTCAAGGCGAAGCTCGCCGGCATGGGCCTGGGCCTGAAGGACAGCCCGCCCGGATTCGACCCGTCCGCCGCGGCGGACGCCTTCGGCGCGGACGACGACGCGGACGCGGGTTTCGTGGAGACCGAGCAATACTGA